Proteins encoded by one window of Acidipropionibacterium virtanenii:
- a CDS encoding NAD(P)-binding protein — protein MTTETSITPGGPAAAPDRQDLTHRPDLATTTGRVAPVRSRRPVYLDMLPPCNAGCPAGENIQEWLRLIKAHDEERAWRQLTADNPFPAIHGRVCYHPCEVACNRADLDGAVSIHSVERYLGDVAIEKGWTFKKPEARSGHRVLVIGAGPAGLSAAYHLAMMGHDVEIHDGGDAAGGMMRYGIPEYRLPREVLDAEIGRLADIGVKTVLNHNVTDLAEEKAAGRFDAVFVAIGAHLSKRVDIPNQDASRMVDAVSFLHQVGSGEKPIIGRRVAVYGGGNTAMDAARVAKRLGAEESIVVYRRTADQMPAHSEEREEAEREGVQMNWLRTITDVGDDLTVEVMELDEDGKPHGTGRFEKLEADTVILALGQEADTGFLHKLPGMRFKNDVVDVNPSTLMTDIPGVFAGGDTVPSERTVTVGTGHGKRAARQIDRWLRRDESYPAPKDTVVGFNDLNLWYFGDHMRRHQPELDPTQRVNFDEVVGGLDETQAHFEAGRCLSCGNCFECDGCFGSCPEDAIIKLGPGHRYEYDYNKCTGCATCFDQCPVHAIQMVPEGTPIESIPGAGNPTPGWAVRPEPSPAHYDGAARAAAEQSAASGNTIPQN, from the coding sequence ATGACCACGGAAACTTCGATCACCCCTGGAGGTCCGGCCGCCGCACCGGATCGTCAGGACCTCACGCACAGGCCGGATCTGGCGACCACCACCGGGCGCGTCGCCCCGGTGAGATCTCGGCGTCCCGTCTACCTGGACATGCTTCCCCCGTGCAACGCCGGATGCCCCGCCGGGGAGAACATCCAGGAGTGGTTGCGCCTCATCAAGGCCCACGACGAGGAGCGGGCCTGGCGCCAGCTCACCGCCGACAATCCCTTCCCCGCCATCCACGGCCGCGTCTGCTACCACCCCTGCGAGGTGGCCTGCAACCGCGCGGACCTGGACGGCGCCGTCTCCATCCATTCCGTGGAGCGCTACCTGGGCGATGTCGCCATCGAGAAGGGCTGGACCTTCAAGAAGCCGGAGGCGCGCTCGGGCCACCGCGTCCTGGTGATCGGCGCCGGCCCCGCCGGACTGTCGGCCGCCTACCACCTGGCCATGATGGGCCACGACGTCGAGATCCATGACGGCGGCGACGCGGCCGGCGGCATGATGCGCTACGGCATCCCGGAGTACCGGCTGCCCCGCGAGGTGCTGGACGCCGAGATCGGCCGGCTCGCCGACATCGGCGTCAAGACCGTCCTCAACCACAACGTCACCGACCTGGCCGAGGAGAAGGCCGCCGGACGCTTCGACGCCGTCTTCGTGGCCATCGGCGCCCACCTGTCCAAGCGCGTCGACATCCCCAACCAGGACGCCTCCCGGATGGTCGACGCCGTGAGCTTCCTGCATCAGGTCGGCTCCGGCGAGAAGCCGATCATCGGACGCCGGGTCGCCGTCTACGGCGGCGGCAACACCGCCATGGACGCCGCCCGCGTGGCCAAGCGGCTGGGCGCCGAGGAGTCCATCGTCGTCTACCGGCGCACCGCCGACCAGATGCCGGCCCACTCCGAGGAGCGCGAGGAGGCCGAGCGCGAGGGCGTCCAGATGAACTGGCTGCGCACCATCACCGACGTCGGCGACGACCTCACCGTCGAGGTGATGGAGCTCGACGAGGACGGCAAGCCGCACGGCACCGGCCGTTTCGAGAAGCTCGAGGCCGACACCGTCATCCTGGCCCTGGGGCAGGAGGCCGACACCGGCTTCCTCCACAAGCTGCCCGGCATGCGGTTCAAGAACGACGTCGTCGACGTCAACCCCTCCACCCTGATGACCGATATCCCCGGCGTCTTCGCCGGAGGCGACACCGTCCCCTCCGAGCGCACCGTGACGGTGGGCACCGGCCACGGCAAGCGGGCCGCCCGCCAGATCGACCGGTGGCTGCGCCGCGACGAGTCCTACCCGGCCCCCAAGGACACCGTCGTGGGATTCAACGACCTGAACCTCTGGTACTTCGGCGATCACATGCGCCGCCACCAGCCCGAACTCGATCCGACCCAGCGCGTCAACTTCGACGAGGTGGTCGGCGGCCTGGACGAGACCCAGGCGCACTTCGAGGCCGGCCGCTGCCTGTCCTGCGGCAACTGCTTCGAGTGCGACGGGTGCTTCGGCTCCTGCCCCGAGGACGCCATCATCAAGCTCGGCCCCGGCCACCGCTACGAGTACGACTACAACAAGTGCACCGGCTGCGCCACCTGCTTCGACCAGTGCCCCGTCCACGCGATCCAGATGGTGCCCGAGGGCACCCCGATCGAGTCGATCCCCGGTGCCGGCAATCCCACCCCGGGATGGGCGGTCCGCCCCGAGCCCAGTCCTGCGCACTACGACGGCGCGGCACGAGCGGCCGCGGAGCAGTCGGCCGCCTCCGGCAACACCATCCCCCAGAACTGA